From one Gracilinanus agilis isolate LMUSP501 chromosome 5, AgileGrace, whole genome shotgun sequence genomic stretch:
- the GGA1 gene encoding ADP-ribosylation factor-binding protein GGA1 isoform X3, which yields MEPESLESRINRATNPLNKELDWDSIDAFCEQLNKELEGPPLATRLLAHKIQSPQEWEATQALTVLETCMKNCGKRFHDEVGKFRFLNELIKVVSPKYLGTRTPDKVKDKILELLYSWTLGLPQEVKIAEAYQMLKKQGIVKIDPKLPDDAPFSAPPTRPKNGIFEDEEKSKMLARLLKSSHPEDLRAANKLIKEMVQEDQKRMEKISKRVSAIEEVNNNVRLLTEMVTSYSQGETSVGNDELMKELYQRCERMRPMLFRLASDTEDNDEALAEILQANDNLTQVINLYQQLVKGGEVNGDTASGPLPGSTSALLDLSGLDMPPAGSASPALPSLASGLARPEQPTSVSLLDDELMSLGLNDPTPPSAPSLDSAGWNSFQSSESSELASTAPQTDSQPLSQMPPSSSSGLDDLDLLGKTLLQQSLPPESQQKQQPAPRLTLRDLQNKSSTSAPTLLPSGSCDPLAPPRPPEPAQEISLANLTVPLESIRPSNILPVTVYDQHGFRVLFHFARDPLPGRPDVLVVVVSMLSTAPKPIRNIVFQSAVPKVMKVKLQPPSGTELPAFNPIVHPTAITQVLLLANPQKEKVRLRYKLTFTMGDQTYNEMGGVDQFPPPESWGSL from the exons ATGGAGCCGGAGAGTCTGGAATCGAGGATCA ATAGAGCAACAAACCCCCTCAACAAGGAGTTGGACTGGGACAGCATCGACGCCTTCTGTGAGCAGCTCAATAAGGAGCTAGAAGG GCCTCCACTGGCCACCCGCTTGTTAGCCCACAAGATCCAGTCTCCACAAGAATGGGAAGCTACCCAGGCCCTGACG GTTCTGGAAACATGCATGAAGAATTGTGGCAAGCGTTTCCACGATGAGGTTGGCAAGTTCCGCTTTCTCAATGAGCTCATCAAGGTGGTATCACCAAAG TATCTGGGCACCCGCACCCCAGACAAGGTAAAGGACAAGATTCTGGAGCTGCTTTACAGCTGGACGCtggggctgcctcaggaggtgaAGATTGCTGAGGCCTatcagatgctgaaaaagcaag GGATTGTGAAGATTGATCCCAAGCTTCCAGATGATGCTCCCTTCTCTGCACCCCCCACACGGCCCAAGAATGGGATCTTTGAAGATGAAGAGAAGTCCAAG ATGCTGGCCCGGCTGCTAAAGAGCTCCCACCCAGAGGATCTGCGAGCAGCCAACAAGCTTATCAAGGAGATGGTCCAAGAG GACCAGAAGCGGATGGAGAAGATCTCCAAGCGGGTCAGTGCTATCGAAGAGGTGAATAACAATGTGAGGCTGCTGACTGAGATGGTGACCAGCTACAGCCAGGGCGAGACTTCAGTGGGCAATGATGAGCTCATGAAG GAGCTGTACCAGCGCTGTGAACGGATGAGGCCCATGCTGTTCCGTCTGGCCAGTGACACCGAGGACAATGACGAGGCCTTGG CGGAGATCCTGCAGGCCAATGACAATCTGACACAGGTGATCAACCTCTACCAACAACTGGTGAAAGGAGGAGAGGTCAATGGAGACACAGCCTCTGGCCCCCTTCCAG GTAGCACTTCAGCTCTCCTGGACCTCTCTGGACTGGACATGCCTCCAGCAGGTTCAGCCAGCCCTGCCCTACCAAGCCTGGCGAGTGGCTTAGCCAGACCAGAGCAGCCCACCTCAGTCTCCCTGCTTGATGATGAGCTCATGTCTCTAG GCCTCAATGATCCCACACCCCCATCAGCCCCAAGCCTGGACAGTGCAGGATGGAACAGCTTCCAg TCATCAGAAAGCTCTGAACTCGCCAGTACAGCTCCCCAAACCGATAGCCAGCCCTTGTCCCAGATGCCTCCATCGTCCTCCAGCGGGCTTGATGACCTGGACCTCCTAGGGAAGACTCTGCTACAACAATCCCTGCCCCCAGAGTCTCAGCAA AAGCAGCAGCCAGCCCCTCGGCTCACCCTGCGTGACCTCCAGAACAAAAGTAGCACCAGTGCCCCAACACTGCTCCCCAGTGGTTCCTGTGACCCCCTGGCACCTCCACGGCCCCCAGAGCCAGCACAAGAGATCTCCCTGGCCAACCTCACTGTGCCCCTAGAGTCTATCCGACCCAGTAA CATCTTGCCTGTAACTGTCTATGACCAGCATGGCTTCCGAGTCCTCTTCCACTTTGCCCGGGACCCTCTGCCTGGCCGGCCTGATGTGCTGGTTGTGGTGGTTTCCATGCTGAGCACAGCCCCGAAGCCAATACGGAACATTGTCTTTCAGTCTGCTGTCCCCAAG GTGATGAAAGTAAAACTGCAGCCCCCCTCAGGCACTGAGCTCCCTGCCTTCAACCCCATTGTCCACCCCACAGCCATCACTCAAGTCCTGCTGCTCGCCAACCCCCAGAAG GAGAAAGTCCGCCTCCGATACAAGCTGACCTTCACCATGGGTGACCAGACCTACAACGAGATGGGAGGTGTGGACCAGTTCCCCCCACCTGAGTCTTGGGGCAGCCTCTAG
- the GGA1 gene encoding ADP-ribosylation factor-binding protein GGA1 isoform X4, protein MEPESLESRINRATNPLNKELDWDSIDAFCEQLNKELEGPPLATRLLAHKIQSPQEWEATQALTVLETCMKNCGKRFHDEVGKFRFLNELIKVVSPKYLGTRTPDKVKDKILELLYSWTLGLPQEVKIAEAYQMLKKQGIVKIDPKLPDDAPFSAPPTRPKNGIFEDEEKSKMLARLLKSSHPEDLRAANKLIKEMVQEDQKRMEKISKRVSAIEEVNNNVRLLTEMVTSYSQGETSVGNDELMKELYQRCERMRPMLFRLASDTEDNDEALGLNDPTPPSAPSLDSAGWNSFQSSESSELASTAPQTDSQPLSQMPPSSSSGLDDLDLLGKTLLQQSLPPESQQVRWEKQQPAPRLTLRDLQNKSSTSAPTLLPSGSCDPLAPPRPPEPAQEISLANLTVPLESIRPSNILPVTVYDQHGFRVLFHFARDPLPGRPDVLVVVVSMLSTAPKPIRNIVFQSAVPKVMKVKLQPPSGTELPAFNPIVHPTAITQVLLLANPQKEKVRLRYKLTFTMGDQTYNEMGGVDQFPPPESWGSL, encoded by the exons ATGGAGCCGGAGAGTCTGGAATCGAGGATCA ATAGAGCAACAAACCCCCTCAACAAGGAGTTGGACTGGGACAGCATCGACGCCTTCTGTGAGCAGCTCAATAAGGAGCTAGAAGG GCCTCCACTGGCCACCCGCTTGTTAGCCCACAAGATCCAGTCTCCACAAGAATGGGAAGCTACCCAGGCCCTGACG GTTCTGGAAACATGCATGAAGAATTGTGGCAAGCGTTTCCACGATGAGGTTGGCAAGTTCCGCTTTCTCAATGAGCTCATCAAGGTGGTATCACCAAAG TATCTGGGCACCCGCACCCCAGACAAGGTAAAGGACAAGATTCTGGAGCTGCTTTACAGCTGGACGCtggggctgcctcaggaggtgaAGATTGCTGAGGCCTatcagatgctgaaaaagcaag GGATTGTGAAGATTGATCCCAAGCTTCCAGATGATGCTCCCTTCTCTGCACCCCCCACACGGCCCAAGAATGGGATCTTTGAAGATGAAGAGAAGTCCAAG ATGCTGGCCCGGCTGCTAAAGAGCTCCCACCCAGAGGATCTGCGAGCAGCCAACAAGCTTATCAAGGAGATGGTCCAAGAG GACCAGAAGCGGATGGAGAAGATCTCCAAGCGGGTCAGTGCTATCGAAGAGGTGAATAACAATGTGAGGCTGCTGACTGAGATGGTGACCAGCTACAGCCAGGGCGAGACTTCAGTGGGCAATGATGAGCTCATGAAG GAGCTGTACCAGCGCTGTGAACGGATGAGGCCCATGCTGTTCCGTCTGGCCAGTGACACCGAGGACAATGACGAGGCCTTGG GCCTCAATGATCCCACACCCCCATCAGCCCCAAGCCTGGACAGTGCAGGATGGAACAGCTTCCAg TCATCAGAAAGCTCTGAACTCGCCAGTACAGCTCCCCAAACCGATAGCCAGCCCTTGTCCCAGATGCCTCCATCGTCCTCCAGCGGGCTTGATGACCTGGACCTCCTAGGGAAGACTCTGCTACAACAATCCCTGCCCCCAGAGTCTCAGCAAGTTCGGTG GGAGAAGCAGCAGCCAGCCCCTCGGCTCACCCTGCGTGACCTCCAGAACAAAAGTAGCACCAGTGCCCCAACACTGCTCCCCAGTGGTTCCTGTGACCCCCTGGCACCTCCACGGCCCCCAGAGCCAGCACAAGAGATCTCCCTGGCCAACCTCACTGTGCCCCTAGAGTCTATCCGACCCAGTAA CATCTTGCCTGTAACTGTCTATGACCAGCATGGCTTCCGAGTCCTCTTCCACTTTGCCCGGGACCCTCTGCCTGGCCGGCCTGATGTGCTGGTTGTGGTGGTTTCCATGCTGAGCACAGCCCCGAAGCCAATACGGAACATTGTCTTTCAGTCTGCTGTCCCCAAG GTGATGAAAGTAAAACTGCAGCCCCCCTCAGGCACTGAGCTCCCTGCCTTCAACCCCATTGTCCACCCCACAGCCATCACTCAAGTCCTGCTGCTCGCCAACCCCCAGAAG GAGAAAGTCCGCCTCCGATACAAGCTGACCTTCACCATGGGTGACCAGACCTACAACGAGATGGGAGGTGTGGACCAGTTCCCCCCACCTGAGTCTTGGGGCAGCCTCTAG
- the GGA1 gene encoding ADP-ribosylation factor-binding protein GGA1 isoform X1 gives MEPESLESRINRATNPLNKELDWDSIDAFCEQLNKELEGPPLATRLLAHKIQSPQEWEATQALTVLETCMKNCGKRFHDEVGKFRFLNELIKVVSPKYLGTRTPDKVKDKILELLYSWTLGLPQEVKIAEAYQMLKKQGIVKIDPKLPDDAPFSAPPTRPKNGIFEDEEKSKMLARLLKSSHPEDLRAANKLIKEMVQEDQKRMEKISKRVSAIEEVNNNVRLLTEMVTSYSQGETSVGNDELMKELYQRCERMRPMLFRLASDTEDNDEALAEILQANDNLTQVINLYQQLVKGGEVNGDTASGPLPGSTSALLDLSGLDMPPAGSASPALPSLASGLARPEQPTSVSLLDDELMSLGLNDPTPPSAPSLDSAGWNSFQSSESSELASTAPQTDSQPLSQMPPSSSSGLDDLDLLGKTLLQQSLPPESQQVRWEKQQPAPRLTLRDLQNKSSTSAPTLLPSGSCDPLAPPRPPEPAQEISLANLTVPLESIRPSSILPVTVYDQHGFRVLFHFARDPLPGRPDVLVVVVSMLSTAPKPIRNIVFQSAVPKVMKVKLQPPSGTELPAFNPIVHPTAITQVLLLANPQKEKVRLRYKLTFTMGDQTYNEMGGVDQFPPPESWGSL, from the exons ATGGAGCCGGAGAGTCTGGAATCGAGGATCA ATAGAGCAACAAACCCCCTCAACAAGGAGTTGGACTGGGACAGCATCGACGCCTTCTGTGAGCAGCTCAATAAGGAGCTAGAAGG GCCTCCACTGGCCACCCGCTTGTTAGCCCACAAGATCCAGTCTCCACAAGAATGGGAAGCTACCCAGGCCCTGACG GTTCTGGAAACATGCATGAAGAATTGTGGCAAGCGTTTCCACGATGAGGTTGGCAAGTTCCGCTTTCTCAATGAGCTCATCAAGGTGGTATCACCAAAG TATCTGGGCACCCGCACCCCAGACAAGGTAAAGGACAAGATTCTGGAGCTGCTTTACAGCTGGACGCtggggctgcctcaggaggtgaAGATTGCTGAGGCCTatcagatgctgaaaaagcaag GGATTGTGAAGATTGATCCCAAGCTTCCAGATGATGCTCCCTTCTCTGCACCCCCCACACGGCCCAAGAATGGGATCTTTGAAGATGAAGAGAAGTCCAAG ATGCTGGCCCGGCTGCTAAAGAGCTCCCACCCAGAGGATCTGCGAGCAGCCAACAAGCTTATCAAGGAGATGGTCCAAGAG GACCAGAAGCGGATGGAGAAGATCTCCAAGCGGGTCAGTGCTATCGAAGAGGTGAATAACAATGTGAGGCTGCTGACTGAGATGGTGACCAGCTACAGCCAGGGCGAGACTTCAGTGGGCAATGATGAGCTCATGAAG GAGCTGTACCAGCGCTGTGAACGGATGAGGCCCATGCTGTTCCGTCTGGCCAGTGACACCGAGGACAATGACGAGGCCTTGG CGGAGATCCTGCAGGCCAATGACAATCTGACACAGGTGATCAACCTCTACCAACAACTGGTGAAAGGAGGAGAGGTCAATGGAGACACAGCCTCTGGCCCCCTTCCAG GTAGCACTTCAGCTCTCCTGGACCTCTCTGGACTGGACATGCCTCCAGCAGGTTCAGCCAGCCCTGCCCTACCAAGCCTGGCGAGTGGCTTAGCCAGACCAGAGCAGCCCACCTCAGTCTCCCTGCTTGATGATGAGCTCATGTCTCTAG GCCTCAATGATCCCACACCCCCATCAGCCCCAAGCCTGGACAGTGCAGGATGGAACAGCTTCCAg TCATCAGAAAGCTCTGAACTCGCCAGTACAGCTCCCCAAACCGATAGCCAGCCCTTGTCCCAGATGCCTCCATCGTCCTCCAGCGGGCTTGATGACCTGGACCTCCTAGGGAAGACTCTGCTACAACAATCCCTGCCCCCAGAGTCTCAGCAAGTTCGGTG GGAGAAGCAGCAGCCAGCCCCTCGGCTCACCCTGCGTGACCTCCAGAACAAAAGTAGCACCAGTGCCCCAACACTGCTCCCCAGTGGTTCCTGTGACCCCCTGGCACCTCCACGGCCCCCAGAGCCAGCACAAGAGATCTCCCTGGCCAACCTCACTGTGCCCCTAGAGTCTATCCGACCCA GTAGCATCTTGCCTGTAACTGTCTATGACCAGCATGGCTTCCGAGTCCTCTTCCACTTTGCCCGGGACCCTCTGCCTGGCCGGCCTGATGTGCTGGTTGTGGTGGTTTCCATGCTGAGCACAGCCCCGAAGCCAATACGGAACATTGTCTTTCAGTCTGCTGTCCCCAAG GTGATGAAAGTAAAACTGCAGCCCCCCTCAGGCACTGAGCTCCCTGCCTTCAACCCCATTGTCCACCCCACAGCCATCACTCAAGTCCTGCTGCTCGCCAACCCCCAGAAG GAGAAAGTCCGCCTCCGATACAAGCTGACCTTCACCATGGGTGACCAGACCTACAACGAGATGGGAGGTGTGGACCAGTTCCCCCCACCTGAGTCTTGGGGCAGCCTCTAG
- the GGA1 gene encoding ADP-ribosylation factor-binding protein GGA1 isoform X2, which produces MEPESLESRINRATNPLNKELDWDSIDAFCEQLNKELEGPPLATRLLAHKIQSPQEWEATQALTVLETCMKNCGKRFHDEVGKFRFLNELIKVVSPKYLGTRTPDKVKDKILELLYSWTLGLPQEVKIAEAYQMLKKQGIVKIDPKLPDDAPFSAPPTRPKNGIFEDEEKSKMLARLLKSSHPEDLRAANKLIKEMVQEDQKRMEKISKRVSAIEEVNNNVRLLTEMVTSYSQGETSVGNDELMKELYQRCERMRPMLFRLASDTEDNDEALAEILQANDNLTQVINLYQQLVKGGEVNGDTASGPLPGSTSALLDLSGLDMPPAGSASPALPSLASGLARPEQPTSVSLLDDELMSLGLNDPTPPSAPSLDSAGWNSFQSSESSELASTAPQTDSQPLSQMPPSSSSGLDDLDLLGKTLLQQSLPPESQQVRWEKQQPAPRLTLRDLQNKSSTSAPTLLPSGSCDPLAPPRPPEPAQEISLANLTVPLESIRPSNILPVTVYDQHGFRVLFHFARDPLPGRPDVLVVVVSMLSTAPKPIRNIVFQSAVPKVMKVKLQPPSGTELPAFNPIVHPTAITQVLLLANPQKEKVRLRYKLTFTMGDQTYNEMGGVDQFPPPESWGSL; this is translated from the exons ATGGAGCCGGAGAGTCTGGAATCGAGGATCA ATAGAGCAACAAACCCCCTCAACAAGGAGTTGGACTGGGACAGCATCGACGCCTTCTGTGAGCAGCTCAATAAGGAGCTAGAAGG GCCTCCACTGGCCACCCGCTTGTTAGCCCACAAGATCCAGTCTCCACAAGAATGGGAAGCTACCCAGGCCCTGACG GTTCTGGAAACATGCATGAAGAATTGTGGCAAGCGTTTCCACGATGAGGTTGGCAAGTTCCGCTTTCTCAATGAGCTCATCAAGGTGGTATCACCAAAG TATCTGGGCACCCGCACCCCAGACAAGGTAAAGGACAAGATTCTGGAGCTGCTTTACAGCTGGACGCtggggctgcctcaggaggtgaAGATTGCTGAGGCCTatcagatgctgaaaaagcaag GGATTGTGAAGATTGATCCCAAGCTTCCAGATGATGCTCCCTTCTCTGCACCCCCCACACGGCCCAAGAATGGGATCTTTGAAGATGAAGAGAAGTCCAAG ATGCTGGCCCGGCTGCTAAAGAGCTCCCACCCAGAGGATCTGCGAGCAGCCAACAAGCTTATCAAGGAGATGGTCCAAGAG GACCAGAAGCGGATGGAGAAGATCTCCAAGCGGGTCAGTGCTATCGAAGAGGTGAATAACAATGTGAGGCTGCTGACTGAGATGGTGACCAGCTACAGCCAGGGCGAGACTTCAGTGGGCAATGATGAGCTCATGAAG GAGCTGTACCAGCGCTGTGAACGGATGAGGCCCATGCTGTTCCGTCTGGCCAGTGACACCGAGGACAATGACGAGGCCTTGG CGGAGATCCTGCAGGCCAATGACAATCTGACACAGGTGATCAACCTCTACCAACAACTGGTGAAAGGAGGAGAGGTCAATGGAGACACAGCCTCTGGCCCCCTTCCAG GTAGCACTTCAGCTCTCCTGGACCTCTCTGGACTGGACATGCCTCCAGCAGGTTCAGCCAGCCCTGCCCTACCAAGCCTGGCGAGTGGCTTAGCCAGACCAGAGCAGCCCACCTCAGTCTCCCTGCTTGATGATGAGCTCATGTCTCTAG GCCTCAATGATCCCACACCCCCATCAGCCCCAAGCCTGGACAGTGCAGGATGGAACAGCTTCCAg TCATCAGAAAGCTCTGAACTCGCCAGTACAGCTCCCCAAACCGATAGCCAGCCCTTGTCCCAGATGCCTCCATCGTCCTCCAGCGGGCTTGATGACCTGGACCTCCTAGGGAAGACTCTGCTACAACAATCCCTGCCCCCAGAGTCTCAGCAAGTTCGGTG GGAGAAGCAGCAGCCAGCCCCTCGGCTCACCCTGCGTGACCTCCAGAACAAAAGTAGCACCAGTGCCCCAACACTGCTCCCCAGTGGTTCCTGTGACCCCCTGGCACCTCCACGGCCCCCAGAGCCAGCACAAGAGATCTCCCTGGCCAACCTCACTGTGCCCCTAGAGTCTATCCGACCCAGTAA CATCTTGCCTGTAACTGTCTATGACCAGCATGGCTTCCGAGTCCTCTTCCACTTTGCCCGGGACCCTCTGCCTGGCCGGCCTGATGTGCTGGTTGTGGTGGTTTCCATGCTGAGCACAGCCCCGAAGCCAATACGGAACATTGTCTTTCAGTCTGCTGTCCCCAAG GTGATGAAAGTAAAACTGCAGCCCCCCTCAGGCACTGAGCTCCCTGCCTTCAACCCCATTGTCCACCCCACAGCCATCACTCAAGTCCTGCTGCTCGCCAACCCCCAGAAG GAGAAAGTCCGCCTCCGATACAAGCTGACCTTCACCATGGGTGACCAGACCTACAACGAGATGGGAGGTGTGGACCAGTTCCCCCCACCTGAGTCTTGGGGCAGCCTCTAG